The Polaribacter sp. MED152 region GATAATGGTTTATTAGCCAAGCCAACTCATGGCAATATTATTCGTTTTGCTCCACCTTTGGTAATGAATGAAGAGCAATTAAGAGAATGCATACAAATTATAAAAACTACTATTTCTGAATTTGAGAAATAGAGAATAGTTATTTCTTTATAAAGCCATGATTTTAAATTTTTAAATCATGGCTTTTTTTTATTTTTGTTAGAAACTAAATTTATTTTCATGAAAGCACACAACCCAATTACCCAATTAGAACAATTAGTTTTAACTTCTGATGCTAAACGATTTTTAAAGGAAACTGCAGGTTGGGCTTTCTTTATAGCAATATTAGGAATTATAGGTATTGCGTTTATGTTAATAGTTGGTTTAGTTTCCTTTTTTGCCTTAGATGCAATGCCTGAGGCAACTCAAGCTCAATTACCTTTTGATATGGGCTTAGCAATGGGTATCTTTTATTTGGTAATGGCATTATTGTATATTTTTCCTGTATACTATTTATTTCAGTTTTCTAATAAACTGAAAAAAGCATTAGCAAGTAAAAACGATGAAGTTTTAGCCAATGCTTTTGAGATGTTAAAGTCCCATTATAAGTACATAGGAGTGCTATTTATCATTGTCATATCACTGAATATACTAAGTGTAATTGCAGTAGCTTTAGGCGCTTTTGCAATTTAATATCTAATTACTTTTAGTTGTATCCCTTTTTCTATTGAATAAGTTTTTTAAGGTATTTTTAATTTTATCTTTTGTATCGTCTTTGTCAGTAGTTTTGGTTGAGTCTGTATTATCTGAATTAGTGTTTAATAAATCTTTCAATTTATCTTTACCTTGATTTAATAAACTCTGTTTTTGTTTTTCTACCAACTCTTTTACCAAATTAGAAGTGGCAGTTTTTAAATTTGTAGAAAAATTCGGACTAGTAAAATTACCTGTAATTGTAGCTTTTACAGGAATACTTTTAATTTCTGCAGCATCTTTAGGATTCAATTTTGCAATAATACTAGTTACATCAGAACCCAAATATTTTACAGGTACATCAAAGTTTACGTTATAATCAATGCTGTTTTCGAAAGTATGATTACCAGAAATTTCAATACCTACATCTTTATATTTTAAGGGAATTGGTTTTATGTTTACCACACCATTATCAAAAGAGAAATAGGCATTTATACCATCTAAATCTAAACGTTCTGCATCTAAGAAAGATACATTATTACTTAGTACTTGCAGTAGTTTTGAGTTTTCTGCAGTAAGCTTCGGATTTATTAATTTACCAAATAAATTACCTGTAATCGTTTTTAAACTAGGTGCCATATTTTCATCTAACACTCCAGATACATTAACTTTCGAATTCATTTTACCACCAATAGTATTTGCAATTGGAGCAATAGATTCTAACATTTCTAAACTAGAGAAAGACTCTTTAATATTTAATTCTTTTAAATCTAAATCAACCTTAAAGGTAGAGGCATTGTTTTTGGTAGAAACATTACCATTAAAACCAATTTTTCCGCCAAAAACGTCAGAATTTAGGTTTTGTAAATTAATAGTTTCGTCTTTTACATAGATGATACCTGAAACATTTTTTAAATTGATATTATCATAAGTTACACTATTGGCACTTGCAATAAACTTACAATCTGAAAAAGCAGGAATTTTAAGTGTAGATGAATTTGTTGATTTTGAATTTTGTTCAGTTGTAGTTGGCTTAGATAAAAAATCGGCAACTTTAAAATTATTCGAACTTAAATTAAAATTACCTTTTAA contains the following coding sequences:
- a CDS encoding DUF5362 family protein, with protein sequence MKAHNPITQLEQLVLTSDAKRFLKETAGWAFFIAILGIIGIAFMLIVGLVSFFALDAMPEATQAQLPFDMGLAMGIFYLVMALLYIFPVYYLFQFSNKLKKALASKNDEVLANAFEMLKSHYKYIGVLFIIVISLNILSVIAVALGAFAI